In Salvia miltiorrhiza cultivar Shanhuang (shh) unplaced genomic scaffold, IMPLAD_Smil_shh original_scaffold_414, whole genome shotgun sequence, the following proteins share a genomic window:
- the LOC131004514 gene encoding uncharacterized protein LOC131004514 codes for MVEISVPFPMRLARKKPEEELINFVKIFGKLEVSLSFIQALKIPPFGKFVKDFIAGKSKVNGKILMGENVSVAIKQELPPKSKYSGMFSLPIYIGDTRIEHAMCDLEASINVMPLTVYNRLSGVELVDTRVVIQLADRSCVYPEGLLENVLVSVRMSGVQSKGSSRVLLGRLFLRTAMSIIDVSNGTICLDYHGEKYTFSMDDAMKTPNDAENAYSIDVIDPLIQEFLETEFMQDKLELTMIKSWTEFDAQGMNNAEIKEAIMSIYTQPEVVSSGSQFCLPKQTSYDRPLRSDEKPPELELKPIPVNLKYVYLGDTDTLPVIISSELTAS; via the coding sequence ATGGTTGAGATATCAGTTCCCTTTCCAATGAGGTTGGCGAGGAAGAAGCCGGAGGAGGAACTCATCAATTTCGTGAAGATATTCGGCAAGCTTGAGGTGAGTCTTTCGTTCATTCAAGCACTGAAAATTCCTCCATTTGGAAAATTTGTGAAGGACTTCATTGCTGGTAAGTCCAAGGTAAATGGAAAAATTCTGATGGGTGAGAACGTCTCAGTAGCAATCAAGCAGGAATTACCACCCAAATCCAAATATTCGGGTATGTTTTCTCTCCCCATTTACATAGGAGATACTAGGatcgagcatgctatgtgtgaccTAGAAGCCTCTATCAATGTTATGCCTCTCACTGTTTATAATAGGTTGTCGGGTGTAGAATTGGTAGATACTAGAGTGGTCATTCAGTTAGCTGATAGGTCATGCGTGTATCCCGAGGGTTTGCTCGAGAATGTTCTTGTGAGTGTGAGGATGAGTGGAGTGCAATCCAAGGGTTCATCGAGAGTCCTTTTAGGTCGTCTGTTCCTAAGGACTGCGATGTCAATCATAGATGTTAGTAATGGCACAATTTGTCTAGATTATCATGGGGAGAAATATACTTTTAGTATGGATGATGCCATGAAAACTCCTAATGATGCTGAAAATGCTTATTCTATTGATGTGATTGACCCTCTCATCCAAGAATTTCTTGAGACCGAATTCATGCAGGATAAGTTGGAGCTCACCATGATCAAAAGCTGGACAGAATTTGATGCTCAAGGGATGAACAATGCAGAGATCAAAGAGGCCATCATGTCTATTTATACACAGCCGGAAGTGGTCAGTTCAGGAAGccagttctgtttgcccaaacagacatCGTATGACAGACCGTTGAGATCCGATGAGAAGCCGCCGGAGTTAGAACTTAAGCCTATTCCTGTGAATCTGAAGTATGTCTATCTTGGGGATACTGATACTCTTCCAGTCATCATTAGCAGCGAATTGACCGCAAGCTAG